A segment of the Parasynechococcus marenigrum WH 8102 genome:
TGACGTACTGACGCAGCAGCACCGGCAAGCGGAAATCGTCAGAGAGAGTTTCGCGGATCTCCTGTTCAAGGGCCTGAATGTGGCCGCTGGGATGGGGGGTGTCATCGGCGCGAATGCCTGGGACGGGATGGCGTGGGGCCGGCAAGCGGGCGTCGCAACGCCGGTAGGGGGGACGCAGCAGGGCGCTGAGAAAGGCGGCGTTCACCGCATCGCTGTGGGCGAAGTGGTTGTAAGACACCAACCCGTGCAACAGCTGGTATCCACTGCGGGCAGCGATCAGCAGACCGCCTCTGAACAGGGCCATCAACGAGTGAGGCTGGCGTTGAAAGCGTTCCGCCAGGGCGACCCTGCCGATCTCGAGGTGGTTGGTGCGGCTGGCCAGGTCAGCCTTGATGCCGGGATAGACGTGTTCGAGGTAGGAGCCGCTGCTGCCGGGTAAGGAGCTGGCGCCAACGGGAATGAATTGCAGGCGGGCGGAGCCGGCGAGGTCGCCGCTGCTGCGTTCCACGAGCAGCAGATGGTCGTAATGGGGATCACGGCCATCGAGGTCACGCTCGTCTCCCGACCCGGACAACTGCTTGCGATAGGTCGATTCCCGCAGCTGTCCCACGGCATCGGCCACAGCATCAAAGGCGTTGCCTGCGATCAGATGCAGATCGAGGTCATCAATCGTGAGTAAGCGTGTTTCCGTCGACGAGGCCACGACGGAGGGGATGGACGGACCAGACAGCGTCATCCTTGTACCTAACTGTCTCAGTCTGCGGGCAGATTAGACCAACTTCTTTGAGCCTTTTGAGCTAATCACTGCCTTCATGCCTTCCTCTTTGCGTCTCGCTTCTTTGGTCTGCACCCCGCTGATTGCCGGACTGGCGGCTGTTGCAGCGTCCTTGGCGGTGGTTCCGATGAAGGCCAGTGCTGAACCATTGGCGCTGGCCACTGGCGCAGCCAGCGTTGGGCGTGAGGCTTTCCGCTATCGACTGGGGCCTGGAGACAGCCTGGTGATGTCGGTGTTCAAAATGAGCGGTTACGAGGCCAATGTGAAGGTGCTGAGCGATGGCACCATCAACCTGCCGCGGATCGGCACGGTTGAAGTGTGGGGGCTGACGCTGGAGGAAGCGCGCCTGAGGATCACTGCCGCCTACGAGGTCTTTCTGCGCCGGCCGATCGTCTACCTCGATCTGGTGACCTCCCGCCCGGTGAAGGTCACGGTGA
Coding sequences within it:
- a CDS encoding GNAT family N-acyltransferase, producing the protein MTLSGPSIPSVVASSTETRLLTIDDLDLHLIAGNAFDAVADAVGQLRESTYRKQLSGSGDERDLDGRDPHYDHLLLVERSSGDLAGSARLQFIPVGASSLPGSSGSYLEHVYPGIKADLASRTNHLEIGRVALAERFQRQPHSLMALFRGGLLIAARSGYQLLHGLVSYNHFAHSDAVNAAFLSALLRPPYRRCDARLPAPRHPVPGIRADDTPHPSGHIQALEQEIRETLSDDFRLPVLLRQYVNLMQAEVCDLSLALDFNHITEILMVADLRLLPPERLALFIDLPHQPVYQRFSWYRGDE